A single genomic interval of Dromiciops gliroides isolate mDroGli1 chromosome 1, mDroGli1.pri, whole genome shotgun sequence harbors:
- the NAA80 gene encoding N-alpha-acetyltransferase 80, which produces MASSCPGLEGLTLEPAHLRPELLDACADLINQEWPRSRASRLHSLGQSSDSFPLCLALLGPPPIPGALPTVLGHSRLSRVAAHDHSLLVETVVVARALRGQGFGRRLMEATEAFARARGFRRLHLTTHDKQHFYAHLGYQLGEPVQGVAFSSPLAAAVLQAFSQPTSPPEPKPPRLCRETARIPSTPSATDRPPGPKLPPVPPPPPPLPAPLLSPPAVSPTGPLQQSLVETPYRDIRGRPIFWMTKEI; this is translated from the coding sequence ATGGCCTCTTCGTGCCCTGGCCTCGAAGGGCTGACCCTGGAGCCGGCCCACCTGCGTCCAGAGCTCCTGGATGCCTGCGCTGACCTCATCAACCAGGAGTGGCCAAGGAGCCGAGCCTCCCGCCTGCACTCACTGGGCCAGTCTTCAGACTCCTTTCCCCTGTGCCTGGCCCTGCTGGGCCCACCGCCCATTCCCGGGGCTTTGCCCACGGTCCTGGGCCATTCCCGCCTCTCCCGGGTTGCTGCCCATGATCACAGCCTATTGGTGGAAACTGTGGTAGTGGCTCGGGCCCTTCGGGGTCAGGGGTTCGGCCGTCGCCTCATGGAGGCCACCGAGGCCTTTGCCAGGGCCAGGGGCTTTCGTCGGCTGCACCTGACCACCCACGACAAGCAGCATTTCTATGCCCACCTGGGCTACCAGCTCGGGGAGCCAGTGCAGGGTGTGGCCTTCAGCAGCCCGCTGGCCGCAGCTGTCCTCCAGGCCTTCTCCCAGCCGACCAGCCCACCAGAGCCTAAACCCCCCCGGCTCTGCAGGGAGACTGCGAGAATCCCCTCTACCCCCTCTGCCACCGACCGCCCCCCTGGGCCCAAGCTGCCCCCTGTACCGCCACCCCCTCCGCCTTTACCTGCCCCTCTTCTCAGCCCTCCAGCTGTCTCCCCCACAGGCCCCCTGCAGCAGAGCCTGGTGGAAACTCCATACAGGGACATCCGGGGCCGCCCCATATTCTGGATGACTAAGGAGATCTGA
- the HYAL3 gene encoding hyaluronidase-3 isoform X1, with the protein MSGLPPSLWGQETAEASFFMKGCRPSRGAGTGPRRQPRRGLFLLGPAMNGGCCLVAWAALCLVGGRATSWHLGRPFAAVWNVPTARCQTHFGQPLPLEPFGIVHNQAQRFRGQNVTIFYKNQFGLYPYLGPGGVANHGGVPQAVPLRRHLALAARQISGLMHKGFRGLAVLDWEEWHPLWNRNWGPRQAYRKASWAWAQQQWPGLPPKQQCLRARAAFEQAARALMEGTLQLGQALRPRGLWGFYRFPLCRSPWRGRHNYTGKCQLADKAYNDQLRWLWEASSALFPSIYLPRGLPRAYRKSYARHRLEEAFRVARFGHPRPLPVLAYTRLTHLSSGQFLSQNDLIQTIGVSVALGVEGVVLWGDLSISSSEERCRLLQSYLSTTLGPYLSNVTRAAWACSQQLCHGNGRCARREPSNDDIFLNLEPTVALREDPAKWSHFRCLCYPGWAGTACKIPVPGTE; encoded by the exons ATGTCTGGGTTACCCCCATCCCTGTGGGGACAGGAAACAGCTGAAGCTTCCTTCTTCATGAAGGGGTGCAGACCCAGCAGAGGAGCAGGCACTGGTCCCCGGAGGCAGCCcaggagag GTCTCTTCCTGCTGGGCCCAGCTATGAATGGGGGCTGCTGTCTGGTGGCCTGGGCTGCCCTATGCCTGGTGGGTGGGAGGGCGACCTCCTGGCATCTGGGCCGACCCTTTGCTGCAGTGTGGAATGTGCCCACAGCCCGATGCCAAACCCACTTTGGCCAGCCCCTGCCCTTGGAGCCCTTTGGCATCGTGCACAACCAGGCCCAGCGCTTCCGAGGCCAGAATGTCACCATATTCTACAAGAACCAGTTTGGCCTTTACCCCTACCTGGGGCCAGGGGGTGTCGCCAACCACGGAGGTGTCCCCCAGGCTGTGCCCCTGCGCAGGCACCTCGCCCTGGCTGCCCGCCAGATCTCTGGCCTCATGCACAAGGGCTTCAGAGGCTTAGCTGTACTTGACTGGGAAGAGTGGCACCCACTTTGGAACCGGAACTGGGGGCCTCGCCAGGCCTACCGTAAGGCATCGTGGGCCTGGGCACAGCAGCAATGGCCAGGTCTGCCTCCTAAGCAGCAGTGCCTAAGGGCTCGGGCAGCCTTTGAGCAGGCTGCTCGGGCACTGATGGAGGGCACCCTGCAGCTGGGGCAAGCGCTTCGTCCCAGGGGGCTGTGGGGTTTCTATCGCTTCCCTCTCTGCCGAAGCCCCTGGCGGGGCAGGCACAATTACACCGGAAAGTGCCAGCTGGCAGACAAGGCCTACAATGACCAGCTGCGCTGGCTTTGGGAAGCCTCTAGTGCCCTCTTCCCCAGCATCTACCTTCCACGTGGCCTGCCCCGGGCCTATCGAAAGAGCTATGCAAGGCACCGGCTGGAAGAGGCTTTCCGAGTGGCACGCTTTGGGCACCCACGTCCTCTGCCCGTGCTAGCCTACACCCGCCTCACTCACCTCAGCTCTGGGCAGTTTCTGTCCCAG AATGACCTGATTCAGACCATTGGTGTGAGTGTGGCCCTGGGGGTAGAAGGTGTGGTGCTCTGGGGCGACCTCTCTATTTCCAGTTCTGAG GAGCGGTGCAGGCTTCTCCAGAGCTACCTGTCAACCACCTTGGGCCCCTACTTAAGCAATGTGACGAGGGCTGCCTGGGCCTGCAGCCAGCAGCTGTGCCATGGCAATGGGCGCTGTGCCCGACGGGAGCCCAGCAATGATGACATCTTCTTGAACTTGGAACCAACAGTTGCCCTCAGGGAAGACCCTGCCAAATGGAGTCACTTCCGATGCCTCTGCTACCCAGGCTGGGCAGGCACTGCCTGCAAGATTCCTGTCCCTGGCACAGAATGA
- the HYAL3 gene encoding hyaluronidase-3 isoform X2, with the protein MNGGCCLVAWAALCLVGGRATSWHLGRPFAAVWNVPTARCQTHFGQPLPLEPFGIVHNQAQRFRGQNVTIFYKNQFGLYPYLGPGGVANHGGVPQAVPLRRHLALAARQISGLMHKGFRGLAVLDWEEWHPLWNRNWGPRQAYRKASWAWAQQQWPGLPPKQQCLRARAAFEQAARALMEGTLQLGQALRPRGLWGFYRFPLCRSPWRGRHNYTGKCQLADKAYNDQLRWLWEASSALFPSIYLPRGLPRAYRKSYARHRLEEAFRVARFGHPRPLPVLAYTRLTHLSSGQFLSQNDLIQTIGVSVALGVEGVVLWGDLSISSSEERCRLLQSYLSTTLGPYLSNVTRAAWACSQQLCHGNGRCARREPSNDDIFLNLEPTVALREDPAKWSHFRCLCYPGWAGTACKIPVPGTE; encoded by the exons ATGAATGGGGGCTGCTGTCTGGTGGCCTGGGCTGCCCTATGCCTGGTGGGTGGGAGGGCGACCTCCTGGCATCTGGGCCGACCCTTTGCTGCAGTGTGGAATGTGCCCACAGCCCGATGCCAAACCCACTTTGGCCAGCCCCTGCCCTTGGAGCCCTTTGGCATCGTGCACAACCAGGCCCAGCGCTTCCGAGGCCAGAATGTCACCATATTCTACAAGAACCAGTTTGGCCTTTACCCCTACCTGGGGCCAGGGGGTGTCGCCAACCACGGAGGTGTCCCCCAGGCTGTGCCCCTGCGCAGGCACCTCGCCCTGGCTGCCCGCCAGATCTCTGGCCTCATGCACAAGGGCTTCAGAGGCTTAGCTGTACTTGACTGGGAAGAGTGGCACCCACTTTGGAACCGGAACTGGGGGCCTCGCCAGGCCTACCGTAAGGCATCGTGGGCCTGGGCACAGCAGCAATGGCCAGGTCTGCCTCCTAAGCAGCAGTGCCTAAGGGCTCGGGCAGCCTTTGAGCAGGCTGCTCGGGCACTGATGGAGGGCACCCTGCAGCTGGGGCAAGCGCTTCGTCCCAGGGGGCTGTGGGGTTTCTATCGCTTCCCTCTCTGCCGAAGCCCCTGGCGGGGCAGGCACAATTACACCGGAAAGTGCCAGCTGGCAGACAAGGCCTACAATGACCAGCTGCGCTGGCTTTGGGAAGCCTCTAGTGCCCTCTTCCCCAGCATCTACCTTCCACGTGGCCTGCCCCGGGCCTATCGAAAGAGCTATGCAAGGCACCGGCTGGAAGAGGCTTTCCGAGTGGCACGCTTTGGGCACCCACGTCCTCTGCCCGTGCTAGCCTACACCCGCCTCACTCACCTCAGCTCTGGGCAGTTTCTGTCCCAG AATGACCTGATTCAGACCATTGGTGTGAGTGTGGCCCTGGGGGTAGAAGGTGTGGTGCTCTGGGGCGACCTCTCTATTTCCAGTTCTGAG GAGCGGTGCAGGCTTCTCCAGAGCTACCTGTCAACCACCTTGGGCCCCTACTTAAGCAATGTGACGAGGGCTGCCTGGGCCTGCAGCCAGCAGCTGTGCCATGGCAATGGGCGCTGTGCCCGACGGGAGCCCAGCAATGATGACATCTTCTTGAACTTGGAACCAACAGTTGCCCTCAGGGAAGACCCTGCCAAATGGAGTCACTTCCGATGCCTCTGCTACCCAGGCTGGGCAGGCACTGCCTGCAAGATTCCTGTCCCTGGCACAGAATGA